The sequence CCCACCCCCGTCCCCGCGCGCCGCCCTGCGGTTCGACACCACCGTCGAGCGCGCCCTCGTCCACCGCGCCGCCGTCTGCGAGGTCTTCCTCACCGACGCGGCCGAGCTCGCGCCCCGGCGCTACCTGACCGCGGCGCAGCTGCCCCGCGTCCACAGCCTCTACAGCGACGGCCTGCTGACCCCGGCCCGCTACGACCCGCTGCTGCTGCTCGAGGTCTGCCGCCAGACGACGATCCTCGTCGCGCACCGCTTCCTCGGCGTCGCGCCCCGCGACAAGTTCGTCTTCGGCACGGGCGACTTCCGCGTGCTCGACCCCGAGGCGCTGCTCGTCGGGCCGGATCCCGGGCACGCGGTCGTCGAGGCCACCGTCGTCGACGAGCACCTGCGCCGCGGCGAGCGAGACGGGGTGACGTACGAGCTCGTCCTGTCGGTCGACGGGCGCCCCGCGTTCGCGCTCGAGATGGCGATCCGCTGGATGCCGCCGGCGGCCTGGGACGCCCTGCGCGCCCGCGGCCGCGCCGCGCTGCGGCTGGGGCCGGACCACGCCCCGGACCCGACGCGGCCCGTCCACCCGAACGAGGTCGGCCGGACGCTGCCGGGCAACGTCGTGCTCGCCGAGAGCCGGCCGTCCCCGGACGGCCTGCACGCCCGCGTCATCGTCGACCGCGCGCACCCGGCGCTCTTCGACCACGAGCTCGACCACATCCCCGGGATGCTGCTCTTCGAGGCGGTGCGCCAGGCGGCGGTCGTCGCGGCGCACGAGCACCTGGGGCTGTCCCCGTCCCGCCTGGCGCTGTCCCGCGCCCGCGTGACGTTCACCCGCTTCGGCGAGTTCGAGCTGCCGACGGCGCTGCACGTGCGGCCGCCGGCGCTGCGCGACGGCCCCGCGGGGCCCGTGGCCGCCACGAGCCTGGAGGTGACGCAGGACGGCGTGCCGATCGCCACCGCCGACGTCGAGCTCGCCACGGCGTGCCGGCTCGGCGGCGCCCCGGACGGCGCGCCCGTCCAGGCCGACGGGGGGCTGGCCCGATGAGCGCCCCGGCCCCCGCCGCCCCGGGCGTGCGGATGCTCTGGTTCGACTTCGGCGGCGTCCTCTCGCCGCCGCTCGCCGAGCTGTTCGCGAGCTACGAGCGCAAGACCGGGATCGACCGGGAGACGCTGTGGGCGGGCATGACCGCCGCGGCCGAGCCGTTCGGGCTGCCGGTGCTGGCGCCGATCGAGCTGGGCCTCGTCACCGAGCCGGAGTGGGGGCGGGCGATCGCCGGCGCCATCCGGCGGGCGCGCCCGGACCTGGACCTGTCCCGCGCCGACCTCGAGCGGTTCGGGGCGCAGTGGTTCGCCGGCGAGCGGGCCACCGCCCCCGTGCGGGACCTGCTCCTGCGCGCGCGGGCGCACGGGTTCCGGGTCGGGGTCCTGACGAACAACGTCACGGAGTGGGATCCGCACTGGCGCGCGGTCGCCGACGTCGACGACGTCGTCGAGGCGGTGATCGACTCGAGCCGCGTCGGCGTGCGCAAGCCCGATCCCGAGATCTTCGCGCTCGCCGCCGAGCACGCCGGCCTGCCGCCCCAGGCCAACCTGCTCGTCGACGACCTGGCCGAGAACGTCGCGGCCGCCCGGGCGTCCGGGTGGCACGCCGTGCGCCACGAGGACCCGGCGGCGACGGCCCGCGAGCTCGAGCGGCTCGTGGGGCTGCCGACGCGCGCGCCGGCCGGCACGGGGGCGGCGCGATGAGCACCACCGCCTCCGCGCCCGTCGCCATCGCGTCGATCCCGCACCTGGACACCCCGCCCGTCTACCGCGACCTCGGCCTGCGCGACGGGCGGCCGACGATCGCGCTGCCGAGCGGCCACGAGGCCGTGCACCTGACGCGGTTCGCCGACGTCCACGCCGTCCTGGGCGACAGCACCTTCTCGCGCAGCGTCTGCAACGTCGATGACGGCCCGAGCTTCCTGCCCACCGTCACGCCGAAGGAGTTCCTGCTCAACATCGACGCGCCGGACCACGCGCGGATGCGGCGGGTGGTCACGCGCGACTTCAGCGCGAAGGGCGTCTCGCGGATCGCGCCGCTGATCGAGGCGACGGTGGAGGAGCGGATCGACGCGCTCGTCGCCGGCGACGGCCCGCCCGACCTGTTCGCCACGGTCCTCGACGAGATCCCGGCGCGGATCAACTGCGCGGTGCTGGGGATCCCGCTCGAGGATCGCGCGTTCTTCCGGCCGCTGACGCGCGAGGTGCAGATCGCGTCCGCGGAGGACGTGCCGCTGCTGCTGGACCGCTTCTACGCGGTGTACGACTACATGGCCGACCTGGTGGCGGGCCGGCGGCCGCACACGCCGGACGGGCTCATCGGCCGGTTCAAGGCCGATCGCGAGCGCAGCGACCCGCCGCTCTCGGACGCCGAGCTGGTCGGCATCCTGCTCGCCGTCCTCATGGGCGGGGACCAGAACGTCCTTACGGTGCTGACGAAGGCGGTCTACGCCGTGCTGGCGGCGCCCAGCCTGTACGCCCGGATCGTCGACGACCCCGACGTCGTGCCCGGGCTGGTCGAGGAGCTGACGCGGGTGCTGCCGCTCGGGACGACGTCCGCGTTCCCGCGCGTCGCCACCCGGGACGTGCCGCTGTCGTTCGGCACCGTGCCGACGGGGGCCGTCGTCTACGCGGACGCGTTCGCGGCCAACCGCGACCCCGACGTGTTCGCCGGCCCGCTCGTCATCGACCCCGACCGGCCGCCGAAGCGCCACCTGCAGTTCGGCTACGGCATGCACCACTGCATGGGCGCCGCGTACGCCCGGCGCGAGATCACCACCACCCTCACCGCGCTCGCCCGCCGGCTGCCGGGGCTGCGCCTGGACGCCGATCCCGCCGGCCTGCGCTGGGACCACGGCACCGTCCTGCGCCGTCCCGCGGAGCTGCCGGTCGCCTGGTGACCGCGGCCCGCACGCCGGCCGAAACGATCCCTTCCGGCCGGCGTGCGGGGATGCGATGGAGACCGCCGACCGCCGTTGCGACGCTCCGCCCACGATGCTCCGTCCAGCCCGCCGCACCGCCGTCCTCGTCCCGCTCGCGCTCGCCAGCAGCGCGGTCCTCGCCGCCTGCGGCGGGAGCGGCGGCGGGACCACCACCGCCCTCGACCCGTCCGACGACGCGCTCTTCCCGAAGGCGCTGCCGGTCGCCACCGCCGACGTCCCCGCGCTGCACTGGGCGGTCCAGGCGGAGCCCGGCACCCTCGACCCGGTCCTCTCGAGCGACTCGGCGTTGACGCAGACCGTCACGAACGTCCTCGAGACGCTCGTGCGCGCCGCGCCGAACGGCCGGATCGAGCCCGCGCTCGCCGAGCGCGTCGACACGCCCGATCCCCGCACCCGCGTCTTCACGCTGCGCCGCGGCGTCCGCTTCCACGACGGCGACGCCTTCGGGCCGGAGGACGTCGTCGCCAGCCTGCGCCGGGCGGCGGACGGCGACGCCGGGTCGATCTGGTCCAGCGCCTTCCGCAGCGTCCGCAGCGTCCGCGCCACGGGCCCGCACCAGGTGACGGTGCGCCTGGCGCGGCCCGACGTCCTCTTCGACGGCTACCTCGCCACGACCGCGGGCGCCATCGAGAGCGCGAGCTTCCTGCGGAAGGCCGGGCGCGACTACGGCTCGCCGTCGGTCGGGATCGACGGCACCGGGCCGTACCGCTTCGCCGCGTGGCGCCAGGGCCAGGCGATCGAGCTGGAGCGCGCTCCCGGCTACTGGGACGCCCGGCTGCGACCGCGGGCCGCCCGCGTGCGGGTCGACTTCCTGCCCGACGCCAGCGCGCGGATCAACGCCCTGCGCTCCGGCGCCGTCGACGGGTCGTTCGAGATCGACGGCTCGGCGTACCGCACCCTGACGCGCTCGACCGCCGGCCGGCTCGTGCTGCACCCCGGCGTCAACGCGTACCAGCTCGTGCCGCTGAACGACCGCAGCGCCCTGCGCGACCCGCGGGTCCGGCGCGCGCTCTCGCTCGCTCTCGACCGCCCGGGCCTGAACACGGCCGCGTGGGGCGGCGTGGGCACCGTCGGCCGCGGCCAGGCGGCGCTCGGCCTGTGGCAGGCGCTCGTGCCGGACGGCAAGGCGCGCTGGGCGCAGGCCCCGCCGCTGGACCACGACGTCGCGCAGGCCAAGCGGCTCGTGCAGGCGGCCGGCGCGACGGGCAAGCGGATCGTCCTGACCTACCACACGACGTTCCAGCTGTTCCCCACGGTGGCGACCGCGGTGCAGGCGGCGGGCAAGGAGATCGGCCTGGACGTCGCCCTGCGCCCGCAGCCGTTCGCGAAGGCCGTGGCGATCTGGTTCAACCCGAAGGCGCGCGAGGGCTACGACCTGGGCATCTGGCCGCAGGTGCAGCAGACGAGCGACCCGACGGAGGAGTTCACCGGCCTGACGTCGGGCGCCTCGCAGAACGTCGGCGGCTGGAAGGACGCCGCGTACGACCGCCTCGTCGCCCGGGCCCGCGAGACGGCAGATCCCGCCGCGCGCGCCGACCTGCTCGTCCGCGCGCAGTCCATCCTGTCGCGCGAGCTGCCGTGGATCCCGCTCGTCGAGCCGACGACCCGCGCGTTCCTGAAGGACGGCCTGACCGGCGTGCCGGTCACGCAGGCGCCCCGGTCGGGCTACCCGTGGGCGGCGCTCGTCGGCTCGGGGAAGGACGCCCGGTGACGGCCGCCGGGCCCCGGCTGCTCGATCCGGCCCGCCTGCAGGCGCGGCTCGGCCAGCCCGGCACCGTCGTGCTCGAGGTGGTCGCCGACGACGCGCCGCCGACGACCGGCATCCCGGGCGCGGCCCGCGCGGGCTGGCAGGCGCTGCTGTGGGACGAGCGGGCCCGCGCGCTCGCCGCGCCCGACGCCCTGGCCGACCGGCTGGCCGCGCTCGGCGCGGGCGGGGACGACGTGCTCGTCCTTGCCGGCGACCCGGTGCAGTTCGGCGCGTACGCGTTCTGGGCGCTCGCCCAGGCCGGGCACCCGCGGCTGCTGCTGCTCGACGGCGGGATCGAGGCCTGGCGCGCGGAGGGCCGCCCCCTCGCGCCGCCCGCGCACCCCCGCGCCGCGGACCGGCCCGTGACGCTGGAGCCGCGGGCGGGTGCCGCCGGAGCGGTCGCCGGTCGGGACGACGTCCGCACCCTGCTCGGCGACCCCGACGCGCTGCTGCTCGACGCCCGCTCGCCCGAGGAGTACCGCGGCGAGCGCGTGTCCCCGGCCGACTTCCCCGTCGACCACGGCGCCGTGCGCGCGGGCCGCATCCCCGGGGCGCGCCACCTGCCGCACCGGGCGCTGCTCGACGGCCGCGGGCGCTTCCTCCCCGCCGCGCGCCTGCGGACGGTCGCGGCGGACGCGGGGGCGACGGCCGCCGGCCCCGTCGTCGCCTACTGCCGCCTCGGGCACCGGGCGTCGCTCGCGTGGTTCGCCCTGCACGAGCTGCTCGGGATCCCGGACGTCCGGGTCTACGACGGCTCGTGGACCGAGTGGGGCAGCGTCGTCGGCGTCCCGATCGAGCGATGACCGGCCGCCGCCTGCTGGGCCGCCTCGCCGCGGGGCTGGCCACCGTCCTGGTCGCGTCCGTCGTCGTCTTCGCCGCGCTGAACGCGACGACCGGCGATCCGGTCCCGCTCTACGCCGCGAACGCGGACCTGACGCCGGCGGCGCAGGCCCGCCTGCGCGCCGAGCTCCACCTGGACGACCCGCTGCCGGTCCGCTACCTGGACTGGCTCGGGGGCCTGGCGCACGGCGATCTGGGGCGCTCCGTGCAGTTCCGGCAGGACGTCGGCGGGCTCGTCGCGGAGCGGCTGCCGACGACGCTGCTGCTCGTCGCGATGGCGGCGGTCCTGGCGGTGGGGCTCGGGGTCGGGCTGGGCCTGCTCGCCGGCCTGCGGCCCGGTCCGGTCGACCGGCTCGTCGTCGCGGCGTCGAGCGCGGCGGTCGCCGTCCCGACGTTCGTCGCCGCCACGGCGCTCGTGGCCGCCCTCGCGGTCGGCCTGGGCTGGTTCCCCGTCTTCGGCGACGGCGAGGGCCTGCCGGACCGCCTCTGGCACCTGGCCCTGCCGGCCTGCGCGTTGGCCCTGCACGTCGTCGGGATCGTCGCGCGCGTGTCGCGGGCCGCCGTCCGCCGGTCCGCCGCCGCCGAGCACGTGCGGATCGCCCGCTGGCGCGGCGTGCCCGAGCGCCGGGTCGTCCGCGACCACGTGCTGCGCGGCGCGCTCGGCGCCGTCGTGACCGTGAGCGGGGTCGAGGTCGCCGCCATGCTGGCCGGCACCGTCATCGTCGAGACGGCCTTCGGGCTGTCGGGCGTCGGCTCGCTGCTCGTGCAGGCCGTCGAGGCGAAGGACGCCCCGATCGTGCAGGCCGTCGTGCTCGTCGTCGTGACCGGGTTCGTGCTCGTCACCCTCGTCACCGACCTGCTGCAGGCGCGGCTGGATCCGCGGGCGTGGCGCGGGACGGGGGCGCGGGCGTGAGCGCGCCGGACGTCGTGCTGGCGGGCCCGGTCGGCCGGGCGGGGCCCGCGCGGCCCGGCCCGGCGGCGGTGGCGGCGACGGCGGTGCTGCTCGTCGCCGTGCTCGGCGCGCTGCTGGGCCCGCTGCTGGCGCCGCACGACCCCAACGCCGTCGACCTGGGAGCGAGCCTGGCGGGCCCGAGCGGCACCCATCCGCTCGGCGCCGACCAGCAGGGGCGGGACGTCCTGTCGCGGCTGCTGCACGGCGCGCGCTCCAGCCTGCTGGCGCCGCTCGTCATCGTCGCCGTCTCGACCGCGCTGGGCACGGCGGTCGGCCTGCTGGCGGGGTGGCGGCGCGGGCTCGTGGACGCCGCGCTGTCCCGCGCGCTCGAGGTGGCCCTGGCGTTCCCCGGCGTGCTGCTCGCCCTCGTCGTCGTCGCGCGCACGGGGCCGGGAGCCGTCGGGCCGGTCGTCGCGATCGCGCTGTGGCTGAC comes from Patulibacter sp. SYSU D01012 and encodes:
- a CDS encoding ABC transporter permease: MTGRRLLGRLAAGLATVLVASVVVFAALNATTGDPVPLYAANADLTPAAQARLRAELHLDDPLPVRYLDWLGGLAHGDLGRSVQFRQDVGGLVAERLPTTLLLVAMAAVLAVGLGVGLGLLAGLRPGPVDRLVVAASSAAVAVPTFVAATALVAALAVGLGWFPVFGDGEGLPDRLWHLALPACALALHVVGIVARVSRAAVRRSAAAEHVRIARWRGVPERRVVRDHVLRGALGAVVTVSGVEVAAMLAGTVIVETAFGLSGVGSLLVQAVEAKDAPIVQAVVLVVVTGFVLVTLVTDLLQARLDPRAWRGTGARA
- a CDS encoding ScbA/BarX family gamma-butyrolactone biosynthesis protein, coding for MTTSLVPPPSPRAALRFDTTVERALVHRAAVCEVFLTDAAELAPRRYLTAAQLPRVHSLYSDGLLTPARYDPLLLLEVCRQTTILVAHRFLGVAPRDKFVFGTGDFRVLDPEALLVGPDPGHAVVEATVVDEHLRRGERDGVTYELVLSVDGRPAFALEMAIRWMPPAAWDALRARGRAALRLGPDHAPDPTRPVHPNEVGRTLPGNVVLAESRPSPDGLHARVIVDRAHPALFDHELDHIPGMLLFEAVRQAAVVAAHEHLGLSPSRLALSRARVTFTRFGEFELPTALHVRPPALRDGPAGPVAATSLEVTQDGVPIATADVELATACRLGGAPDGAPVQADGGLAR
- a CDS encoding cytochrome P450 codes for the protein MSTTASAPVAIASIPHLDTPPVYRDLGLRDGRPTIALPSGHEAVHLTRFADVHAVLGDSTFSRSVCNVDDGPSFLPTVTPKEFLLNIDAPDHARMRRVVTRDFSAKGVSRIAPLIEATVEERIDALVAGDGPPDLFATVLDEIPARINCAVLGIPLEDRAFFRPLTREVQIASAEDVPLLLDRFYAVYDYMADLVAGRRPHTPDGLIGRFKADRERSDPPLSDAELVGILLAVLMGGDQNVLTVLTKAVYAVLAAPSLYARIVDDPDVVPGLVEELTRVLPLGTTSAFPRVATRDVPLSFGTVPTGAVVYADAFAANRDPDVFAGPLVIDPDRPPKRHLQFGYGMHHCMGAAYARREITTTLTALARRLPGLRLDADPAGLRWDHGTVLRRPAELPVAW
- a CDS encoding HAD family phosphatase; translated protein: MSAPAPAAPGVRMLWFDFGGVLSPPLAELFASYERKTGIDRETLWAGMTAAAEPFGLPVLAPIELGLVTEPEWGRAIAGAIRRARPDLDLSRADLERFGAQWFAGERATAPVRDLLLRARAHGFRVGVLTNNVTEWDPHWRAVADVDDVVEAVIDSSRVGVRKPDPEIFALAAEHAGLPPQANLLVDDLAENVAAARASGWHAVRHEDPAATARELERLVGLPTRAPAGTGAAR
- a CDS encoding ABC transporter substrate-binding protein — encoded protein: MLRPARRTAVLVPLALASSAVLAACGGSGGGTTTALDPSDDALFPKALPVATADVPALHWAVQAEPGTLDPVLSSDSALTQTVTNVLETLVRAAPNGRIEPALAERVDTPDPRTRVFTLRRGVRFHDGDAFGPEDVVASLRRAADGDAGSIWSSAFRSVRSVRATGPHQVTVRLARPDVLFDGYLATTAGAIESASFLRKAGRDYGSPSVGIDGTGPYRFAAWRQGQAIELERAPGYWDARLRPRAARVRVDFLPDASARINALRSGAVDGSFEIDGSAYRTLTRSTAGRLVLHPGVNAYQLVPLNDRSALRDPRVRRALSLALDRPGLNTAAWGGVGTVGRGQAALGLWQALVPDGKARWAQAPPLDHDVAQAKRLVQAAGATGKRIVLTYHTTFQLFPTVATAVQAAGKEIGLDVALRPQPFAKAVAIWFNPKAREGYDLGIWPQVQQTSDPTEEFTGLTSGASQNVGGWKDAAYDRLVARARETADPAARADLLVRAQSILSRELPWIPLVEPTTRAFLKDGLTGVPVTQAPRSGYPWAALVGSGKDAR
- a CDS encoding rhodanese-like domain-containing protein, whose amino-acid sequence is MTAAGPRLLDPARLQARLGQPGTVVLEVVADDAPPTTGIPGAARAGWQALLWDERARALAAPDALADRLAALGAGGDDVLVLAGDPVQFGAYAFWALAQAGHPRLLLLDGGIEAWRAEGRPLAPPAHPRAADRPVTLEPRAGAAGAVAGRDDVRTLLGDPDALLLDARSPEEYRGERVSPADFPVDHGAVRAGRIPGARHLPHRALLDGRGRFLPAARLRTVAADAGATAAGPVVAYCRLGHRASLAWFALHELLGIPDVRVYDGSWTEWGSVVGVPIER
- a CDS encoding ABC transporter permease; this translates as MSAPDVVLAGPVGRAGPARPGPAAVAATAVLLVAVLGALLGPLLAPHDPNAVDLGASLAGPSGTHPLGADQQGRDVLSRLLHGARSSLLAPLVIVAVSTALGTAVGLLAGWRRGLVDAALSRALEVALAFPGVLLALVVVARTGPGAVGPVVAIALWLTPYVARQVRTATIEEVARPYVDAYRTTGWGPLAIALRGVLPNVAGLLLARAAVNAGIALVALASLSYLGLGVQPPDADWGAMIHEGLDALQAGDAWPALVPAAALVAVVLAVNVLGDALAARVGREED